The DNA window CGATCATCCTCATGGTTCGCCCGCAGGGTTTGTTGGGGAAACTCTCATGATCCGACGGATCTCACTGAAAACACGGACGCTGTTGGCGCTCGCCGCAATCGGGCTCGGGCTCGGAGTGGCCGCACCGTACCTCTTCCCAAAGTACATGGTCGGCCTCGTCAGCCTGGCGCTCATCGGAGGTCTGTTCGCTCAAAGCGTGGACCTTTTGGCAGGCTATGTGGGCCTCGTCACCCTCGGCCAGGCTGGCATTTCCGGGGCCGCTGCTTACGGCGTTGGCTATATGGCCTCAAAAGTCGGGGCGGGATTCCCCGCCCAAATCGCCGTCGGATTGCTCGCCGGGATGCTCGCTTCTCTGCTCTTTGGCCTTATGGCGATGCGGTCGAATGACGTCTACTTCATCATGATCACCCTCGCCCAGGGCATGATCGTATGGGGATTATCCATCCGTCTGTACAAGGTCACGGGTGCCGAAAACGGGCTCACCGGGATTCCCCGACCTGAACTCGTCAATCCGTACTGGAAGTACTACTACCTCGTACTCATCGTGGTCGTCGTGTGCTGGATGCTCCTCGGCGTCATTGTCAAGTCACCTTTCGGGACGTCCCTCAAGGGCCTGCGCGAAAGCGAAACCCGCATGCGGATGCTCGGGTACAACACCACTGCCCAGAAACTATATGTGTTCATGCTCGCCGGATTTTTCGCCACGATCGCAGGCATCTTGCTGGTGTACCTCAACGGATTCATCAGTCCATCGTCGGTCGTGCTGTCGGCTTCTGCGATCGGCGTATT is part of the Acidimicrobiia bacterium genome and encodes:
- a CDS encoding branched-chain amino acid ABC transporter permease, with the translated sequence MIRRISLKTRTLLALAAIGLGLGVAAPYLFPKYMVGLVSLALIGGLFAQSVDLLAGYVGLVTLGQAGISGAAAYGVGYMASKVGAGFPAQIAVGLLAGMLASLLFGLMAMRSNDVYFIMITLAQGMIVWGLSIRLYKVTGAENGLTGIPRPELVNPYWKYYYLVLIVVVVCWMLLGVIVKSPFGTSLKGLRESETRMRMLGYNTTAQKLYVFMLAGFFATIAGILLVYLNGFISPSSVVLSASAIGVLEAILGGVGTLIGPMIGAFIIVAVQNIVSIYVNRWPTLMGLIFVVVVLFARRGLVGAISDVWNRRQREVSLEPQSTQ